The genomic region TGatcctttgagctagcttgacgtATCTAAAGGGAACGGAATAGAGAggagggtaagctataaagcttagtaagtacacatacaaataatctacaCTTTGCAACTGTTGAATATCTAAGCATAATTGCTTATCCATTATGATACTTTTCATTATGtcatacatatacttaccttccatgttcatatgcacatgcttatccaaatacatatctttccatatactaagtcctcatagggctttagtacatacctgtgccatccTGCACATACATGGcttacttaaattttactttcagaattcatattacgttacccgttgaacacttggaatattatttaGACACACGGAAGGAATGCACTGAAGTGCCTGAACGTAGCCTTGGCTACCTGACAAAAAGTGCACTGAAGTGCCTCATATCATAGAATCACATGCAGCTCTTAACGGGGCTACTAAAGAGCTAAGAGAGTATCCGATCACAACTCAGGATACCCAACACCCGGACCttagcatgtatcacatattaaatgagctcataacacacatgactatcctaatgacatgtcacttgtatcctcaactattcctaaggttcaaacgggattttagaCTTCCAGACCTTTACCGGACGTACTAGCATAATGGTTTCTTTCACATGGCCAACgtctcataatcatatagcaaagcatcaaaacatgttatattgtcaacatagccaaataagcatattaagcatacatatatcaataaatcatttaataacaataattaatgtatttatttgcatatgtacttagctcggtacaaaatattgaaattgaGCCTAAACCTCCTAAACCTTGTTCTTTTCTCGATCAAGGCCTGTATCTCAATTCTCttaatctataataccaaatttagctcgcttaatacatacattactcaaaatgacccaaaattcatacttgggtaaaattactattttacccctatactttcatatatttgcaatttagtccctaggcttgaatAATACAATGTAAGGGATTTCTTagatacccaagcctagccaaacatttttcatgttcataacagcccacatttttccttcatttcacattttctatcccttttctacaacttttacaaaatagtccttaaagcctttttcatgaaaatctacttagtaaaagttgtttaccatcctttaaactctcatatccttctataaatcatcaaaacataagcttCTCATGTATGGGTAAATttataaacatgaaccctagcatgaaatatgggtagaaatagagagcaagttaccgggatttaaaaaatatgaataacattaaaaacggggcttgggagcacttactattgagcttggaaagcttgaaaaccctagctatggagaaccctaattttcggtagcaacatggagagaatgagctaatttttggcttattttaccattttatttcatttataaactaaatgaccaaaatgcccttaatgcctttccttcaaatctttccatacaagcccatttttatccaaaaacttaaaaattgggaaaattgctttttaagacctcctaattaataatcaaaagcaatttcatacaaattgcttctagaacaaaaatttttcaacttattcaatttagtccctgatttCTAGTtgaacaccttatacttagaatttcttcataaaactttaacacatgcatatattcatattctaaacctcataaaaaccataaaataaatattttaacattgaatttgtggtcccaaaacaactattttgactaagccctattttgggatgttacatgtcCTTAGCTTCAGAACGTTACAAGCTGAAAAATCCTATGTGACCTAAATATCCTTATACATGGATGGACATCATACTAAACATACGCAtaaatgaatatttttattttgctcAGATAATCAAAATACTTGTATGATTTATTGATGGATCCCTACAGGTAAGACCTTTAATACTTGTACACTTTGTAACATCCTAAAGTTAGATGTTTGAAGTCAATAGTCGTAAATCAGCTATTCATCACGTTAAAGTTATTAGTGAATGTGAAATACCTAATTCATGTGCTCCGAAGTTAATATTTGTGTCATATATGCTCAATGGTTctcattttttttcttgtttttgttCATATTGCTTGAGAACAAGCAATGaattaagtgtgggggagtttgacTTACTGTAAATTGGTGTagcatattaaaataattatcgcACTTTAGAAGCTTGAAAATAAGCATTTTCAGTAGGTTTGAATTATgttttcttaagtttttaatAAGTTcaaaaaatgtgtaaattgagtCTTTTAATGACCTTAAGGgtcgaatgaggcctaagggtgagctaacgAACTTTCTGAGTGTGCATGAGACTTTTAAAAGGTATACTAAATTGATACTAATTGCTACATTGCAACATGGGATGATCGATGTCACAACAGGGAGAGCAGAATAGAAAAATCTCAAGATTACCTTTAATGTCACAACACATCCTGAGGGTGTCGCTACATACCCCTGAAGATATCCCAAGTGGAGTACACTAACTGCCATGCCGCGATACAAGTCCTGGTGTGTCACGACATAGActctaaaacataaattaaatataaaaaaacggTGTTTTGGACTGCACAATCAAACTTAATGTAACGCTCCAATATCATAAATAATTGTTTTTATATGGTTTTGACacacaaatgtgtatctattttagtggttaagtgttctgggaagtgtctgagaagtcttgggttcaagctttggcttgtacaaaaattttgtttcttacttgaataaacccttgtctctagtcagtagacttttaaataaaaatgggtaaaacatgtcagaatgggcctactggtctagtggttaagggGAGTGCAGTTGAGCaggaggtctagggttcgagTGCCTGCACCAACATTGGACTTATTTTTATTGATTGGCCGTGGAAGAGTCATGGTTGACCAAACTTCTAAGTAGTTGAGTTGTAGGGGATGGTTGTGGCCAAATTTTAAGGGATTGTTAAAGGAATTTCGATTGTTAGGGGGTTTTGGGGAGTGATTTGAGAACTGGATTAGGGAATGAGATGAGACAGAACTGAAATTGAatctatttttccaaaattttggaCTCTCTTTCCAAATTCCCAAAGGTCTGACAGCAAAGAAATCCTTTCCCCTTAACCGAAATCTGTTCTTTTGACAATTCAGCTTTACCTtgttttttctcttcttctctctAAAATTTTCGAGAACTGTGTTCTTCTCTGCCCTTTTGCATTTCACTCTCCCTTCTGCACTTtgctatttttttcttcttcctcaaacTGTTCTCCTATGCCAAGTGTGTGTTAGTTGTGTTCTTGTTCTCTAGCTGAACCTTTTCTCAATTTCGGCTTTGAGCTATTGGTTTCTCAAACTTCAGTTGATTATCTCATACCTATTGATTTTGTTATTGATTTTTGATTCCTTGatcttctatttttccttttcgGTTTTGACCCTTCTTAATGTAAACTTTCTCCTCCAATGATAGTAGGTTGTCTCTTCTTCTTTTACCCTCTCTGATCAACTCCTTCTATACTGGTCTACCAATTTTGGGTGCTAATGTATTCTGTGACTTTGCGTTCGGTAGGTGGTGTTTCGTTTTGGTTTCAATTTATTCACGCGGTATTGGTTAATGAGTGTTTCGCTTTGATTgtagaaattaaaaattattcaGCTTCAGCAATTTACGTGGGCGGGTCTCGATTGTTCAAACGTGGTACATGAATACGGTGAAGTGATGAAGTATTTCGTGTAGAGTCATTTTAAATTCATTAGACATATAGTTAACCATTTGTTATGATTGAACTCAGATTTGGAGGGCTTGAGGACTGAGTACGCGGTTCATAACTAAGTGTGGAAACACTGCCCAActtgtagatcggcaaaagctgaaaatgtGACCATTGACACTACACGGGCgtacgctcgctcgtgtggtaatctgAATGCATAAACATGGGCGTTTGATCgtaaaggccaccatgagcgatttcatgggcttcggccgttttgggccatgttgggcagAAATGGGTCATGTAGAGAATACTGGGCCAGGCTATGTATCCATGCGGCCAAGGTCAATTTTGGGCtttgtaggccacacgggcgtgtgggcccacattatgggctttgggcccattttcaccattttgactgttaaggttgcacggtcAACTGAGACAACTATGGatctactgttgggtcggtaagtatgcCTAGAccctaaattaattaaatgattgatatgcccctatgaggtaaaatgactgttatgcccttatgagatgtatgattgTATTTGAGCCATCCATTTCATAAATATTGCatacatgaatgatattatgatacGATGCATGATATACTGcgtggggatgggtttattatgattataggaagtgtactgtactagtaGCTCTGTtacaaatactatttagtgccgcaaccggagCTATTTTGGAGTTTAGGGAtcggtgggttgattttatccccatatgggGTGTGGGGCTGGACGGAGttgagtgtagaggctggttgggtaggatttctgattgcaaATTTGTACTACTACTGTCACTgagttgggctaaggcccacactgatactgttactgcaatgggctaaagccctaactgaaactaaattgttactgaaacgggcttaggcccagactgtatatgCACTGTACTTTGACTATttgtttattaagggattacacactgagttttcataaactcacccatctattcatctgtacaggtaatccgcGGGCTTAGGtcggtcggtgctgcgagggactcaaaggtggccacacaactgcacatgcTTCCACATTggacttttaatttataagtgtTTTAATCTGGgtatttttttgtaataaggcctctttaagctTTTATACTTTGATTtgggattttattattttaatttatatctactAGCAAGAGGAAACAaggtttcaaaagataaatgtttttcaaagcaCCACGGTTACGCAACATGATTTAAAAACTTCGCAAGAAATAGTGTTTTAAagttaataacaatttaatatggtTAACATTTCAACAACAACACATTTTTGGAAAATAAATGACatgttttaaaattatcattaagTACCATGACCAAGGTAAATAAgaaaaaggtttttcgatgatattTTTTTTTGCGAAAAACACGTCAATGTGacattgtcatattcgaccataacatctaggtcaGGTTTCGAGTgtttcatttagtggtattagagtcaggttgcaaaacacGGCTGTGGAATTGGGTTTCTTATAAAACTTGGAATTTCGaaaaagaactgtttcaaatgattggaaagtattttgaaatgtttttactGAATGTATAGTCTACCGAGTCTCTGACACCGATTCTATAAGTCCTCTGAAACTACTgtttgtttaaattgaaatactgagaCTTCTGTAGGCAATAGACTGTACTGAAATACTCTATTTAGGGtaacctaaaactgtagtaagattGCAATCTGCAAAaacaaaactctgaattactgataaTATTTTCCATAAAGTACCctttaataaacactggaactgtaaaactgatgcataaaattataaatatagataatacaaaaatcgataatgagcaccagagatACTTGTAGAAGGAGTACAAGAAGCCACGGTGGAGGCATAGAGGTGCTCAAGCTAGGTCTTTGTCATCGGGCCACATGCCTAacgttgaagctagagaggcaccgaCTTCACCTgagactgagactgggtctcatgatcatGCGGCCggggacgacgcattgtcccaagccatgctacagattttggagagggtcgctgggcccaatactgtACTGTAGGCTGTGGGTCAATTACAGAACGACTCCAGTCTAATGGAGCTAAGATTTTTAGGGGTGTTGCTAGAgtagcccctaatgtggctggatattagattgaggccacagagaggaaaATAGATGACCTCGATTGCATCCCAAAGAAGAAACTAAAACGTGCAGTGTCACTGCTGCGGGATGAAGCCTATCAGCGGTGGCTAACAATTAAGGAGGGTACTCAGCCCGACTggttgacctgggaattcttcaaGACTGCTTTCCAGGGAAAGTATGTGGACGCTAGTTATGTTGATGCCCAGAGGAGGGAGTTTCTGAACTTGACTCAAGGGGATAAATCAGTGGCTGAATATAAGGCtgaatttttactatttagcCACTATGCGCTTGGGATGGTTGCAACTGAATATGACCGTTGCGTTTATTACGAGGACGACCTTAGAGATAGTCTAcaagttttgatagctccacagaaaGAGCGATATTTTGCTGCTTTGGTTGATAAGGTGAAGATCCCCAAAGATGTAAAGTGCGCTGAGCTCCAAAACCGTGAGACAGAAAATgataggaacaagagggattcggagccctcaaGTTTATTTTAGAGGCCTAAGAACAAGGCTAGAgttgatgggccagttagagttggGGCCACTATTGCTGCTATTGGATCGCAGCCCTGTCCAGATTGTGGGAGACACCATCAAGGCTAGTGCTAGAAAAGGATTAGGGCATGTTTAAGGtgcagatcattggagcatcgtatcAGATTGTCCATGAAGGGTCTATCATATGCGAGCTACTGGTGTGGGTACTGTTCAGCCGCTGAGGAGTGTTCAGCAGCCACCaagaggccgtggtcaagccagaggtggtaatggtatgggtcgtGGACAGAGGACACCGGGTAGAGTGTTGGtcatactgaggtgaggcagccagcTCTGGTTTATGCTGTACATTGCCAAGAGGATAAAGATGCCCCAAATGTTATCACGGGTACGTTCTTTCTCAATAATGTACCATATATTGCactgattgatgttggatctactcattcctatgtagcATGTACTGTATCTAAGAACTTGGGTTTAATGGTTGAAAGCACTAtgagtgaggttactgtgttgagtTTATTAGCGCAATCAGTGAGGGTAAATAAATTGTTCAGAGATGTACCTTTGAAGGTTCAAGGAACCATCTTTTTGGTGGATTTGATGTaactcccttttggagaattcgacttaattctgggaatggactggctggttaaacatCAAGTGAACTTGGACTGTGCTATTAAACGGATGGTATTGAGGACTGTGGAGGGTGACGAGGTAGTTGTAATTAAGGATCGAGATTATTTGTCAAATGTGATATCTACATTAAGGGCCGAGAAATTGGTTAataagggttgtgaggcatatTTAGCCTACATCGGTGTTTTAGATTTTGAGGCTTCTTCTGTTAAAGATATCAAAACAGTTAAGGATTTTCTGGATGTATTTCCTGATGAGCTACCTGGGTTACTACCAAACCATGAAGGGGAGTTTAGGCTTGAGCTCCTGCCTGGTATAGCTCCAGtatccatcgccccttatagaatggcactgaaggagcttgtggagcgtaaagctcaaattcaagagttactggatcgaGGATTAtccgaccaagtgtgtctccgtggggcgcaccagttttatttgtgaaaaagaaagatggatccatgcgtatgggCATCGATTATCAGCAACTGAATAAGTTGAccgttaagaataagtaccccttaccgaggattgatgatctattcgaccagttttGATGGGCTtcgattttctctaagattgatcacCAATCAGTGTACCACCAATTAAGGGTGAAAGAGACTAATGTTTATAAGACAGTATTTAGGACTCCatatggtcattacaagttcctagtgatgccgtttggactgacaaatgcatTAGTAGCTTTTACGGATCTGATAAactgagtgttccagccctatctagaTTGGTTCGTAATGttttttatagatgacatcctggtgtattcgagaactgaAGATGAACACAATGAACATCTCCGAATGGTTCTGCagattctgagggagaaacaattatacgctaagttcagtaaatgtgagttttagttacgagaggtaacatttctgggcATGTGGTATccgctgaggggattagggttgatcctcaaaaaattgaagttgttctggattggaagccaccTAAGATGTATCTGAGATTTGTAGTTTTCTTGGACTGGcggggtattatagacgttttgttgaggggttttcgttGATTGCAGCACCTCTAACTAAGTTGTTGCATAAAGGAGTACCttttaactggactgatgcacaacaagaaagttttgagaagcttaa from Gossypium arboreum isolate Shixiya-1 chromosome 1, ASM2569848v2, whole genome shotgun sequence harbors:
- the LOC108477767 gene encoding uncharacterized protein LOC108477767, which produces MDWLVKHQVNLDCAIKRMVLRTVEGDEVVVIKDRDYLSNVISTLRAEKLVNKGCEAYLAYIGVLDFEASSVKDIKTVKDFLDVFPDELPGLLPNHEGEFRLELLPGIAPFWKRLHEALGTGLDFNTAFHPQKDGQPERVI